From the genome of Bacteroides sp. MSB163, one region includes:
- a CDS encoding DUF4250 domain-containing protein, with protein sequence MELPKDPMMLFSFINTKLRDCYSSLDELCDDMNVNKEMIVGLLQSAGFEYSAEHNKFW encoded by the coding sequence ATGGAATTGCCTAAAGACCCGATGATGCTTTTCAGCTTCATCAATACGAAATTGCGTGATTGTTATTCTTCATTGGATGAACTCTGTGATGATATGAATGTCAATAAAGAGATGATTGTAGGACTGTTGCAGTCAGCCGGATTTGAATATAGCGCAGAACATAATAAGTTCTGGTAA
- a CDS encoding DUF6047 family protein — MFRFDFRDKSLIPPILGTDNANYLERLTPVLERERIHPSGVVRLRDAAFCEERGIVQLSSSAEHTVLLENDDYKRLGHRFGMNGDVIRNGLAVFPTCTAVEYGQKVLLLGKTDKGDKALEEFLNDLTGYFFDGKRKPEELRFHEVAPLDAEFRAEIGDCKTASPDILRYGICTKRCDMAPTLRNFNRLRNLQLMRAPLSKEQERIVSLLVTRPDNARFPETEVKTRIPFKKKGQGINI; from the coding sequence ATGTTCCGTTTCGACTTCAGAGACAAAAGTCTGATTCCCCCCATACTCGGAACGGATAATGCGAATTATCTGGAACGGCTCACGCCGGTATTGGAACGGGAAAGGATTCATCCTTCGGGTGTGGTAAGACTGCGGGATGCGGCATTCTGTGAGGAAAGGGGTATCGTACAACTGTCATCATCGGCGGAACATACGGTCTTATTGGAGAATGATGACTACAAGCGGTTGGGGCACCGTTTCGGAATGAACGGGGACGTGATAAGGAACGGACTGGCCGTTTTTCCTACTTGTACGGCAGTAGAATACGGACAGAAGGTGTTGCTACTGGGAAAAACGGACAAAGGGGACAAGGCATTGGAAGAGTTTCTGAACGATTTGACCGGATACTTTTTCGACGGGAAACGAAAGCCGGAGGAATTGAGGTTCCATGAGGTGGCACCGTTGGATGCGGAATTTCGGGCGGAAATCGGGGACTGCAAGACAGCTTCGCCGGATATACTCCGATACGGGATTTGTACGAAACGGTGCGACATGGCACCTACACTGAGAAACTTTAACCGGCTGAGAAACTTGCAACTGATGCGTGCGCCACTCTCAAAGGAGCAGGAACGGATTGTCTCGCTGCTGGTTACACGACCGGATAATGCAAGGTTCCCGGAGACGGAAGTGAAAACAAGGATACCGTTTAAAAAGAAAGGACAGGGTATAAACATTTAA
- a CDS encoding carboxypeptidase-like regulatory domain-containing protein → MKLHRFFINFLSLLLITCGMRADGGDVLERIIRLPGMKGTVYSLLSKVSEQSGYFFVYDSKVVNNDVEIKTKKKNCTVRQAIYEIVGDRTLELKVIGNHILILPPAEKVVRKRKVSEEAPLPTYFTITGLLRDKETGDPIVSASVILQGTSIGNITNKNGEFRLNLPDSLKNGKLSFSHLGYVAQSIEASTLIGRDNVLSLEPKIVPLQEVLIRLVEPKKLLREMVNQRGENYSLNPAYLTTFYREGVQLKNKFQSLTEAVFKVYKSSLPEINVSDQVKLLKMSKIDNRESTDSLVAKIRAGIQACLQLDIMKDLPDFLSVDAEDNPYMYTSGDITFIDDRCVNVVYFEQKRSVRSPLYCGALYIDSENSALVQARIEINPKYIKEATRIFVVRQAPKINLTTQKVVYTISYKPWKGTYYIHHIRGDLYFKMKRKRFFFSNPTLHTWFEMVTCLVDTENVTRFSRAERLPPRTVLADEEFKYDEHFWEDFNVIPLEEELSRIIEKVALKIEKIDHQEE, encoded by the coding sequence ATGAAACTTCATCGTTTCTTCATAAATTTTCTGAGCCTGCTTCTCATTACCTGTGGTATGAGGGCGGACGGAGGAGATGTGTTGGAACGTATTATCCGGTTACCCGGGATGAAAGGAACGGTATATTCCCTGTTGAGCAAAGTGTCGGAACAATCCGGCTATTTTTTTGTATATGACAGTAAGGTGGTGAACAATGACGTCGAAATCAAGACAAAAAAGAAAAACTGTACGGTCCGGCAGGCCATCTATGAAATTGTAGGCGACCGGACATTAGAACTGAAAGTGATAGGAAATCACATCTTGATTCTGCCTCCTGCGGAGAAGGTCGTACGGAAGCGGAAAGTCTCGGAAGAGGCACCCTTGCCAACCTATTTCACCATTACCGGCCTTTTGCGGGATAAAGAAACGGGTGATCCCATTGTGAGTGCGTCGGTCATTCTTCAAGGAACTTCAATAGGTAATATTACAAATAAGAACGGGGAGTTCAGGCTTAACCTGCCTGACTCCCTGAAAAATGGCAAGCTTTCTTTTTCCCATTTAGGATATGTTGCACAAAGTATTGAAGCATCTACGCTGATTGGCCGGGACAATGTGTTGAGCTTGGAACCTAAAATTGTTCCTTTGCAAGAAGTGTTGATACGGTTGGTGGAACCCAAGAAACTATTGCGTGAAATGGTAAATCAACGCGGGGAAAACTATTCATTGAATCCCGCTTATCTAACTACGTTCTATCGGGAGGGGGTACAGTTGAAAAATAAATTCCAGAGCTTGACGGAAGCTGTTTTCAAAGTTTATAAATCTTCTTTGCCGGAGATTAACGTATCCGATCAGGTGAAGCTGCTAAAGATGAGTAAGATTGATAACCGGGAGAGTACAGACAGTCTGGTTGCTAAGATCAGGGCCGGTATTCAGGCTTGTTTGCAGTTGGATATAATGAAAGACCTGCCGGATTTTCTGTCGGTTGATGCGGAAGATAATCCGTATATGTATACCTCCGGTGACATTACATTCATAGATGACCGTTGCGTCAATGTGGTTTATTTTGAGCAGAAGCGGAGTGTCAGGTCGCCTCTTTATTGTGGGGCGTTGTATATTGACTCTGAGAACAGCGCTTTGGTGCAGGCCCGCATTGAGATAAATCCCAAGTATATCAAGGAGGCTACACGTATCTTTGTTGTCAGGCAGGCGCCAAAGATAAATCTGACGACACAGAAGGTGGTATATACTATTTCGTATAAACCGTGGAAAGGTACTTATTATATCCATCATATCCGTGGTGACCTGTACTTCAAGATGAAGCGGAAACGTTTTTTCTTTAGCAACCCTACTTTGCATACTTGGTTCGAGATGGTGACTTGTCTGGTGGATACGGAGAATGTAACCCGCTTCTCCCGAGCTGAAAGATTGCCTCCCCGTACCGTACTTGCAGATGAAGAGTTTAAGTATGATGAACATTTCTGGGAGGACTTCAACGTTATTCCACTGGAGGAAGAACTCAGCAGAATTATAGAGAAAGTAGCGTTAAAGATAGAAAAAATAGATCATCAGGAGGAATAA
- a CDS encoding DUF6047 family protein, whose amino-acid sequence MWKEIKSSPVAVADMLDDLEHGNKFYTGVETDKGVLLFSRDYKGNHQYGAFMEANIERRFFEPDFEGKSLTVYELRGWPSLMAGKINRCYDNYDSLLPMEKIPADAFLDKSALKSVTDKEEYDLSPTWENYARLTDNEKGLGLARSMDNYDRMTLLYIMDKGYPRDGLIDEYPDNFSFHEKFERIENKLLSRDRWDVYDEMQEKAKKLAGKLLYEHFPDTRQKEDAISKMKVEKEIPKKSKGRKM is encoded by the coding sequence ATGTGGAAAGAAATAAAGTCATCACCCGTAGCGGTGGCGGATATGTTGGATGACTTGGAACACGGGAACAAATTTTATACGGGTGTTGAAACAGACAAGGGGGTATTGCTTTTCAGCCGGGATTATAAGGGAAACCACCAATATGGAGCCTTTATGGAGGCGAATATCGAGAGGCGTTTCTTTGAGCCGGACTTTGAAGGCAAGTCGCTGACGGTATATGAGCTTCGGGGATGGCCTTCGCTGATGGCGGGGAAAATAAACCGCTGTTATGATAATTATGACAGTCTGCTACCAATGGAGAAGATTCCGGCAGATGCCTTTCTGGATAAATCGGCTTTGAAAAGTGTTACGGACAAAGAGGAGTATGATCTTTCACCCACATGGGAGAATTATGCCCGGCTGACGGATAATGAGAAGGGGCTTGGTTTAGCTCGGAGCATGGATAACTATGACCGGATGACATTGCTGTATATCATGGACAAGGGTTATCCGAGGGACGGACTGATAGACGAGTATCCGGACAATTTCAGTTTTCATGAGAAATTTGAAAGAATTGAAAACAAGCTGCTGAGTCGGGACAGATGGGATGTGTATGACGAGATGCAGGAGAAGGCGAAGAAACTGGCCGGAAAACTGTTGTATGAGCATTTTCCCGATACACGGCAGAAAGAAGATGCCATTTCAAAAATGAAGGTTGAAAAAGAAATACCGAAAAAGAGTAAAGGCAGAAAGATGTAG
- a CDS encoding DUF4421 domain-containing protein, which produces MLKRLIFCLWILLPFSLFAQNEEESSTAHDSLSTEKHQEAFMKAIKKFLNFNDFDTTYISPNRYNYALMLDHFTNYEYYSVGTAAPEPQRLRFTPNPRNKIGAYFGWRWIFLGWSVDTDGLLGKKSGKNRGTEFDLSLYSSKLGVDIFYRRTGNDYKIHKVTGFSDRVPSNYSEDFNGLKVNMKGFNLYYIFNNRHFSYPAAFSQSTNQRRNAGTLIAGLSVSTHNLKFDYTKLPEIIQETMNPGMKVRHIKYTNISLNFGYAYNWVFARNCLACLSLSPAVAYKTSRIEKDTEEPSDWYKNFNIDFILRAGVVYNNSKYFVGTSFLGRTYDYYRDNFSLNNGFGTLQIYAGFNFYLKKEHRKKK; this is translated from the coding sequence ATGCTGAAAAGACTTATATTCTGCCTGTGGATATTGTTACCCTTCTCTTTGTTTGCGCAAAACGAAGAGGAAAGTTCTACCGCACACGATAGCCTTAGTACCGAAAAGCATCAGGAGGCCTTCATGAAAGCTATAAAGAAATTCCTCAACTTCAATGACTTCGACACAACTTATATAAGCCCCAACCGATACAACTATGCCTTGATGCTCGATCATTTCACAAACTACGAATATTATTCCGTAGGTACCGCCGCCCCCGAGCCCCAACGGCTCCGCTTCACTCCCAACCCTCGCAACAAGATAGGGGCTTACTTTGGTTGGCGCTGGATATTTTTAGGATGGTCAGTAGATACGGACGGGCTCCTTGGAAAGAAAAGCGGGAAAAACAGAGGGACAGAATTTGACCTCAGCCTTTACAGTTCTAAGTTAGGGGTGGATATTTTCTATCGTCGCACAGGTAACGATTACAAAATCCATAAAGTAACAGGCTTTTCCGACCGTGTTCCTTCTAATTACTCAGAAGACTTCAACGGTCTGAAAGTAAATATGAAAGGATTCAACTTATATTATATCTTCAATAACCGGCATTTCTCTTATCCGGCAGCTTTCAGCCAGTCCACCAACCAACGTCGGAATGCAGGTACACTTATAGCCGGCCTTTCCGTATCTACACATAATTTGAAGTTTGATTATACCAAACTACCCGAAATCATTCAGGAAACAATGAATCCCGGAATGAAGGTCAGACACATAAAATATACCAATATCAGCCTCAACTTTGGATACGCCTACAACTGGGTATTTGCCCGTAACTGCCTAGCATGCCTGTCGCTAAGTCCAGCTGTTGCTTATAAGACGTCGCGCATAGAGAAAGATACAGAAGAGCCCAGCGACTGGTACAAGAACTTCAATATTGATTTTATATTACGGGCGGGCGTCGTATACAATAACAGCAAATATTTTGTAGGTACTTCCTTTCTGGGCAGGACATACGATTATTACCGGGATAACTTCTCCCTGAACAATGGATTCGGGACGTTGCAAATATATGCCGGATTCAACTTCTATCTGAAGAAAGAGCACCGGAAGAAAAAATAA
- a CDS encoding sigma-54 dependent transcriptional regulator, producing the protein MKTILVVEDDRIYARTTANWLVKNGMDARYVLSVNSAKEFLSDHEVDLVLSDFRLGDCNGVELLEWMRVHGYRMPFLIMTGYGDIPGAVEAVKKGADNYLPKPVQTEKVLDVIRELLERREKRRNPEQAFYVCKSPLAVKLQEMVRLIAPADSLSVLIRGASGTGKEWVARRIHALGRRSDAPFVAVDCGALPRELAASELFGHKKGTFTGATEDKTGMFTAANHGTLFLDEIGNLNMETQVLLLRALQEKRYRPLGGKEEIQADIRLLTATNEDLERAISEGRFREDLFHRLNEFPLHVPSLRECTDDIIPLAGFFLSYANEELGKEIKEFDRDVKKAFKAYSWPGNIRELKSVVRRACVLAQDEWITLKDINLPVEIKPSDDYRLDMERTELEAIVKALETTSNDRKAAARLLGISRSTLYLKLKKYGLN; encoded by the coding sequence ATGAAAACCATATTGGTAGTAGAAGATGACCGGATATATGCACGTACTACCGCCAACTGGCTGGTAAAAAACGGGATGGATGCCCGTTACGTGCTGTCAGTAAATTCCGCAAAAGAATTTCTAAGCGATCACGAAGTAGATCTGGTCTTGTCGGATTTCCGCCTTGGTGACTGTAATGGTGTGGAACTACTCGAATGGATGAGGGTACATGGATATCGTATGCCTTTTCTAATCATGACAGGATATGGAGATATACCTGGTGCTGTCGAAGCTGTAAAGAAAGGGGCTGACAATTATCTTCCCAAACCCGTACAAACAGAAAAAGTACTTGATGTCATCCGTGAACTGTTGGAACGCAGGGAGAAAAGGAGAAATCCGGAGCAGGCTTTTTATGTCTGTAAAAGTCCATTGGCAGTAAAACTTCAGGAGATGGTTCGTTTGATAGCTCCCGCAGACAGCTTATCCGTATTGATACGTGGCGCATCGGGCACAGGTAAGGAATGGGTGGCGCGACGGATACATGCACTTGGCAGACGTTCGGACGCTCCTTTTGTAGCGGTGGATTGCGGGGCATTACCACGGGAGCTGGCCGCATCGGAATTGTTTGGACATAAAAAAGGTACTTTTACGGGAGCAACTGAAGATAAAACCGGTATGTTTACTGCCGCCAATCATGGGACATTGTTTCTGGATGAAATTGGTAATCTGAACATGGAAACTCAGGTATTACTATTACGTGCCTTGCAAGAGAAACGTTATAGACCTCTTGGTGGAAAGGAAGAAATACAAGCGGACATACGACTGCTTACAGCCACCAATGAGGATTTAGAACGGGCTATAAGCGAGGGGCGGTTCAGGGAAGACTTGTTCCATCGGTTGAACGAATTTCCGCTTCATGTTCCGTCATTGAGAGAGTGTACAGATGATATTATTCCGTTAGCCGGATTCTTTCTTTCCTATGCGAACGAGGAACTTGGCAAGGAGATAAAGGAATTTGACCGGGACGTGAAAAAGGCTTTCAAGGCTTATTCATGGCCGGGCAATATCCGTGAGTTAAAAAGTGTGGTGAGGCGTGCGTGTGTATTGGCGCAGGATGAATGGATTACACTTAAAGACATCAACCTTCCGGTGGAGATAAAACCATCGGATGATTACCGGCTGGATATGGAGCGTACGGAATTGGAAGCGATAGTGAAAGCACTGGAAACTACAAGTAATGACCGGAAAGCAGCCGCCCGGTTGCTGGGCATATCCCGAAGTACGCTTTATTTGAAACTGAAAAAATACGGTTTAAACTGA
- a CDS encoding site-specific integrase: MRSTFKVLFYTKNQSVKNGKAPVMGRITINGTQAGFSCKKEVSLTLWDAKANRAKGKSEEARTLNQELDNIRAQITKHYQYICDHDSFVTAKKVYNRYVGFGEDYHTLMALFKEQLESYKEKIGKGKAESTYRGLVADYKSLLLFMKTQKDIEDIAIDELEKPFIEDYYTWMLGTAGNANATAFSRVNTLKWLLYIAQERGWIRVHPFVSFECVPEYKRRSFLSEEELQRIIHVELKYKRQRAMRDMFLFMCFTGLAYADLKAITYDNIHTDSDGGTWLMGNRIKTGVAYVVKLLPIAIELIEKYRGVDEKKDSPDCVFPVGEYNTMFLSLKIIGKKCDCRTEVTPHIGRHTFAVLAILKGMPLETLQKVLGHNSILSTQIYAELINPKVGEDTDKLCERIGHIYKLAM; the protein is encoded by the coding sequence ATGAGAAGTACATTCAAAGTGTTATTTTACACAAAGAACCAGTCAGTGAAAAACGGTAAGGCACCTGTGATGGGCCGTATCACCATTAACGGAACCCAGGCAGGTTTCAGTTGTAAGAAAGAAGTATCCCTTACGTTGTGGGACGCCAAAGCCAACCGGGCAAAAGGTAAATCCGAAGAAGCCCGTACTCTCAATCAGGAACTTGATAATATCAGGGCCCAGATTACCAAGCATTATCAATACATTTGCGACCATGACAGTTTTGTCACGGCTAAGAAGGTCTATAACCGTTACGTCGGTTTTGGTGAGGACTATCACACGCTTATGGCACTTTTCAAAGAGCAACTTGAATCGTATAAGGAAAAGATAGGTAAAGGAAAGGCGGAAAGCACTTACCGTGGACTGGTTGCCGACTATAAAAGCCTCCTGCTTTTCATGAAAACCCAAAAGGACATCGAAGATATAGCTATTGATGAACTTGAAAAACCGTTCATTGAGGATTATTACACATGGATGCTCGGAACAGCAGGAAATGCAAACGCTACGGCTTTTAGCCGTGTCAACACTCTGAAATGGTTATTGTACATCGCACAGGAAAGAGGTTGGATAAGAGTCCATCCGTTTGTATCTTTCGAATGTGTACCCGAATACAAAAGACGTTCTTTTCTTTCCGAAGAGGAACTGCAAAGAATAATTCATGTAGAACTGAAATACAAGCGTCAGCGTGCCATGCGCGATATGTTCCTATTCATGTGCTTCACCGGTCTTGCCTATGCCGACCTGAAAGCCATAACCTATGACAATATCCATACCGATTCCGATGGCGGCACATGGCTGATGGGAAACCGTATAAAGACAGGAGTTGCATACGTCGTAAAATTATTGCCGATTGCTATCGAACTGATTGAAAAATACAGAGGTGTGGATGAAAAGAAAGATTCCCCCGATTGTGTTTTCCCGGTAGGTGAATATAACACTATGTTCCTCAGTCTCAAAATCATAGGCAAGAAATGCGATTGCCGAACTGAAGTCACCCCACATATCGGACGCCACACGTTTGCTGTTTTGGCCATCCTCAAAGGGATGCCGCTGGAAACCCTGCAAAAGGTTTTAGGGCATAATTCCATTCTCTCCACCCAGATATATGCCGAACTTATTAACCCGAAAGTCGGTGAGGATACAGACAAGCTGTGCGAGAGAATCGGCCACATTTACAAACTTGCCATGTAG
- a CDS encoding helix-turn-helix domain-containing protein, whose amino-acid sequence MAEIITKDSEEFKDLTGWIRRTGKAVEDATARIRPTIADEHYLTGDDVCAMLHISRRTLQTLRDEKAVPYTTIGGKLLYPESGLYEVLRKNYRDFRRFRK is encoded by the coding sequence ATGGCAGAGATTATCACAAAAGATTCGGAAGAGTTTAAGGATTTGACCGGATGGATCAGGAGAACGGGAAAAGCGGTGGAGGATGCCACAGCACGAATACGCCCGACGATTGCGGATGAACATTACCTGACCGGGGACGATGTATGCGCCATGCTGCACATCTCACGGCGCACGTTGCAGACGCTGAGAGATGAAAAGGCGGTACCCTATACCACTATCGGTGGGAAACTGCTTTATCCGGAAAGTGGATTGTATGAAGTGCTGAGAAAGAACTACAGGGATTTCAGACGATTCAGGAAATAA
- a CDS encoding DUF6047 family protein, translating into MTGRQIPLRDAAYTLKTGLKLFSRRASSTALQKDKQYKEFIRHNEAEGWNNEKLSGEKWRVYAVATDEGVLFFSDNEKGMKARNSYLQYLADGFFNMTKGAETLKLYEIETPSRQVAELADNCIDKLAKSDLRSADMQLRKSEFSFTSEKLAGKEMLEGAICTDKYDLRPDYSNFDRLTKDFNLGISPRNYDVASLLYISENGYAGHVTTDYFHPFSYEYEFRDLAEKLGDSIKARQSVPMSSHDFGYAALQTEAKVMARDILQSEFHITDGEFKLGGSINRMEKKERMQTASYQRSKEQKTGKSIDTGPIREVPAQKRGNGQRQAKHVASITPDKKEKKQLII; encoded by the coding sequence GTGACGGGAAGGCAGATTCCTTTGAGGGATGCGGCCTATACGCTGAAAACGGGGTTGAAACTGTTCAGCCGCCGGGCATCATCCACAGCACTGCAAAAAGACAAGCAATATAAAGAGTTTATCCGGCATAACGAGGCGGAAGGCTGGAACAATGAAAAACTGTCGGGCGAAAAGTGGCGAGTGTATGCCGTGGCGACGGATGAGGGCGTATTGTTCTTCTCGGACAACGAAAAGGGTATGAAAGCCCGCAACAGCTATCTGCAATATCTGGCGGATGGATTTTTCAATATGACCAAAGGGGCGGAAACATTGAAACTGTATGAGATAGAGACACCTTCCCGACAAGTGGCGGAACTGGCGGACAACTGCATCGACAAACTGGCGAAAAGCGATTTGCGCAGTGCCGATATGCAACTGCGTAAATCGGAGTTCAGCTTTACTTCTGAGAAACTGGCAGGAAAAGAAATGCTGGAAGGTGCCATCTGCACGGACAAATACGATTTAAGACCGGATTACAGTAACTTTGACCGGTTGACGAAGGACTTCAATCTGGGTATTTCGCCACGTAATTATGACGTGGCCTCTCTGCTTTATATTTCGGAAAACGGGTATGCCGGTCATGTGACGACAGACTATTTTCATCCGTTCAGTTATGAGTATGAGTTCCGAGATTTGGCTGAAAAGTTGGGTGACAGCATCAAGGCACGGCAATCGGTGCCAATGTCGTCACATGATTTCGGCTATGCGGCCTTGCAGACGGAAGCGAAGGTAATGGCAAGGGATATTCTGCAATCGGAGTTTCATATAACGGACGGGGAATTTAAGTTGGGCGGAAGTATCAACCGGATGGAAAAAAAAGAAAGAATGCAAACAGCTTCTTATCAACGTTCTAAAGAACAAAAGACAGGTAAATCAATCGATACAGGCCCCATACGGGAAGTTCCTGCGCAGAAACGGGGTAACGGTCAACGGCAGGCAAAGCATGTGGCCTCCATTACTCCGGATAAAAAGGAAAAGAAACAACTAATCATATAG
- a CDS encoding RteC domain-containing protein — MRTLTNTLLFNMFTYYMTGSELMSENLPAAYDDFANQLAELSQDEDRMKLLRRLNYTKIELFFMQQTCNVMEGGRHVLYDVFISKTLSLLETEIEITKDYFRYHAGGTSMKMEIHRQGNKRKSTLRWNGTDNDLIELVAALMAAGVVDCAEGKKLTVVDVIRVFEDAFNLKINALYTKRGKVFDRCTVSTPFIDSIRKSYIKMLDERLA, encoded by the coding sequence ATGAGAACATTGACAAATACTCTTCTATTCAATATGTTCACCTATTACATGACAGGCTCTGAACTTATGTCGGAAAATTTACCTGCCGCCTATGACGATTTCGCAAATCAGCTTGCCGAACTGTCGCAAGATGAGGATAGAATGAAGCTATTAAGACGGTTGAACTACACAAAAATAGAACTTTTTTTTATGCAACAGACTTGTAACGTCATGGAAGGAGGACGACATGTACTCTACGATGTGTTTATCAGCAAGACTCTTTCATTATTGGAAACGGAGATAGAAATAACGAAAGATTATTTCCGTTATCATGCAGGTGGCACCAGTATGAAAATGGAAATTCACCGGCAGGGTAATAAACGGAAATCAACACTTCGCTGGAACGGTACGGATAATGACCTGATAGAATTAGTGGCCGCATTGATGGCTGCCGGGGTTGTGGACTGCGCGGAAGGGAAGAAACTTACTGTTGTAGATGTCATCAGAGTATTCGAGGATGCTTTTAACCTGAAAATAAATGCCTTATACACCAAGCGGGGAAAGGTGTTTGACCGCTGTACGGTTTCCACTCCTTTTATTGACTCTATTCGCAAAAGCTATATCAAGATGTTGGACGAACGGCTGGCGTAA
- a CDS encoding helix-turn-helix domain-containing protein yields the protein MDAQDVCLALGISKRCLQNYRDNGLIPYSNVGGKFFYREVDIQEILESGLTRRK from the coding sequence ATGGATGCGCAGGACGTATGTCTGGCATTGGGCATATCGAAAAGATGCCTGCAAAACTATCGGGATAACGGACTTATCCCTTACTCAAATGTAGGAGGAAAGTTCTTCTACCGGGAAGTGGATATTCAGGAGATTCTGGAAAGTGGACTAACCAGAAGAAAATAA